Sequence from the Bacillus mesophilus genome:
CGCCTAAGTACTGTAGCTTTATCGTGAATCGCATCTATAATTAGGTTATTACCTTTGGCCGCATCATTATCTTCTTTCTTCCCGTACTTCATATAAATGTAGCCAATAATCAAGCCACCTAAAGGAAGGAAATAGACTAGCCAAGAGTCTTTTTCACGAACCTCTCCTAGGTAATCGTTTAAATCCAATAAGGCTGCCGTAATCGAACCGACGATTCCACCAATTAAGACTCCTATAACAATCCATTTAGAAAGGGTGATCATAAATGTTTTATACTCAAGTTTTATATTCATCTATTTTTCCTCATTTCAAATGCTCTGGTGGATCTTGGACATGTTTGTTATTTGCTACCTCAGAAAATAAATCATTTGACTGCACAGAAGGAGTTTTAGGTACTAGACTAGAATCGGAAAGTTTACTATCCTTAATGGCTGCTAATATTTGTTGAATGTCTTCCTTGGTAGCATATTCCTTTTCCGGCTTAAGCTGATATCCTAATTGACCGTTAGATTCTATCGTAGCCCATTGTAAGTCGGTGATCCTTGGAATACTTTGCTGCCGTAATCGTACTTCGAGCATATCAACGGTTAAACGTAGTCGCCTTAAGTTCCTAACATTCAATTG
This genomic interval carries:
- a CDS encoding DUF421 domain-containing protein; translated protein: MDLNFIWKAIVIVIGGILILRLAGRKSISQLTVAQTVMMVAVGSLIIQPVGDRNIWITMVITLLLVLTLIFVEYLVMKFDKLESFFYSKSVMVVENGQLNVRNLRRLRLTVDMLEVRLRQQSIPRITDLQWATIESNGQLGYQLKPEKEYATKEDIQQILAAIKDSKLSDSSLVPKTPSVQSNDLFSEVANNKHVQDPPEHLK